In Tubulanus polymorphus chromosome 2, tnTubPoly1.2, whole genome shotgun sequence, a single window of DNA contains:
- the LOC141899741 gene encoding uncharacterized protein LOC141899741 isoform X3 yields the protein MSWEDRFSSVVRETESNINRIKSRLGSARFQSQSALTMGDSAFKPYSNSFSAVGVTPFTSSPNFSAFKPTPTAIVPSGFGAVNGTEPPMTAQQTQYGLSSVDNGLLMALSDRIDCQNQEIENLQRSLRRVENERDQNSREMDMLRDEMRSINRRLTERGVDMETDKKLDRWKRETDTELNRLQTQLTRYRHLEDEKYTSENQFSSMTREIQDMKRYAKEECDGLRRELETMKSRLVRVELELASIATDNKDLSRRNERIEKSIREITFPGSGNSPSKSPLSGSTKGTMQVHELQNSMKIIQDKIMSLETSIDKSIPTNLVEPFSRLNDDKATTNGGHETRKVARDTNDTLMYGNLFDEDISLSASLADYDSEDFSISPKKTPLLTGLDEDVLSLDLSDTESVASEIFLGHSTAR from the exons ATGAGTTGGGAAGATAGATTCTCGTCGGTAGTCAGAGAAACTGAATCCAATATCAACAGGATTAAG AGTCGTCTTGGATCCGCCCGGTTTCAATCTCAATCCGCTTTAACAATGGGAG ACAGCGCCTTTAAACCGTATAGCAACAGCTTCTCGGCAGTAGGTGTGACGCCGTTCACATCTTCGCCAAATTTTTCCGCATTTAAACCTACCCCGACTGCGATTGTGCCTTCGGGATTTGGAGCAGTCAACGGAACCGAACCACCGATGACAGCGCAACAGACTCAATACGGTCTGAGTTCTGTCGATAACGGATTATTGATGGCCCTATCCGATCGTATTGACTGTCAAAATCAA GAAATTGAAAACTTGCAGCGATCGCTTCGTAGGGTCGAAAATGAAAGGGACCAGAACTCGAGAGAAATGGACATGCTCCGAG ATGAAATGCGATCCATTAATCGACGACTGACGGAAAGAGGCGTCGACATGGAAACCGATAAGAAATTGGACCGATGGAAACGAGAAACCGATACGGAACTGAATCGTTTGCAGACGCAATTGACGCGATACAGACATCTCGAAGATGAAAAATACACTTCGGAAAATCAGTTCTCTTCAATGACTAGAGAAATTCAGGATAT GAAAAGATATGCTAAAGAAGAATGCGATGGTTTGCGTCGAGAATTGGAAACGATGAAAAGTCGATTGG TCAGGGTGGAATTAGAGTTGGCTTCCATTGCGACCGATAACAAAGATTTAAGTAGAAGAAATGAAAGAATTGAAAAG TCAATTCGTGAGATCACATTCCCTGGATCAGGAAACAGTCCTTCAAAATCACCACTATCTGGTAGTACAAAGGGTACTATGCAAGTCCATGAACTACA AAACtccatgaaaataattcaagaCAAAATCATGAGTTTGGAGACATCAATTGATAAATCGATACCTACGAATTTAG TTGAACCGTTTTCACGATTGAATGATGATAAAGCCACAACAAATGGCGGCCATGAAACCAGAAAAGTAGCCAGGGATACGAATGATACACTCATGTATGGCAATCTGTTTGACGAGGATATCAGTTTGAGTGCATCACTTGCTGATTACGATAGTGAAGACTTCTCTATTTCACCGAAGAAAACGCCCTTGTTGACTG GTTTGGATGAAGATGTGTTGAGTTTAGATCTAAGCGATACGGAATCAGTCGCCAGTGAAATATTCCTCGGACATTCGACTGCCAGATGA
- the LOC141899741 gene encoding uncharacterized protein LOC141899741 isoform X2 yields MSWEDRFSSVVRETESNINRIKSRLGSARFQSQSALTMGDSAFKPYSNSFSAVGVTPFTSSPNFSAFKPTPTAIVPSGFGAVNGTEPPMTAQQTQYGLSSVDNGLLMALSDRIDCQNQEIENLQRSLRRVENERDQNSREMDMLRDEMRSINRRLTERGVDMETDKKLDRWKRETDTELNRLQTQLTRYRHLEDEKYTSENQFSSMTREIQDMKRYAKEECDGLRRELETMKSRLVRVELELASIATDNKDLSRRNERIEKSIREITFPGSGNSPSKSPLSGSTKGTMQVHELQNSMKIIQDKIMSLETSIDKSIPTNLANSKKVEPFSRLNDDKATTNGGHETRKVARDTNDTLMYGNLFDEDISLSASLADYDSEDFSISPKKTPLLTGLDEDVLSLDLSDTESVASEIFLGHSTAR; encoded by the exons ATGAGTTGGGAAGATAGATTCTCGTCGGTAGTCAGAGAAACTGAATCCAATATCAACAGGATTAAG AGTCGTCTTGGATCCGCCCGGTTTCAATCTCAATCCGCTTTAACAATGGGAG ACAGCGCCTTTAAACCGTATAGCAACAGCTTCTCGGCAGTAGGTGTGACGCCGTTCACATCTTCGCCAAATTTTTCCGCATTTAAACCTACCCCGACTGCGATTGTGCCTTCGGGATTTGGAGCAGTCAACGGAACCGAACCACCGATGACAGCGCAACAGACTCAATACGGTCTGAGTTCTGTCGATAACGGATTATTGATGGCCCTATCCGATCGTATTGACTGTCAAAATCAA GAAATTGAAAACTTGCAGCGATCGCTTCGTAGGGTCGAAAATGAAAGGGACCAGAACTCGAGAGAAATGGACATGCTCCGAG ATGAAATGCGATCCATTAATCGACGACTGACGGAAAGAGGCGTCGACATGGAAACCGATAAGAAATTGGACCGATGGAAACGAGAAACCGATACGGAACTGAATCGTTTGCAGACGCAATTGACGCGATACAGACATCTCGAAGATGAAAAATACACTTCGGAAAATCAGTTCTCTTCAATGACTAGAGAAATTCAGGATAT GAAAAGATATGCTAAAGAAGAATGCGATGGTTTGCGTCGAGAATTGGAAACGATGAAAAGTCGATTGG TCAGGGTGGAATTAGAGTTGGCTTCCATTGCGACCGATAACAAAGATTTAAGTAGAAGAAATGAAAGAATTGAAAAG TCAATTCGTGAGATCACATTCCCTGGATCAGGAAACAGTCCTTCAAAATCACCACTATCTGGTAGTACAAAGGGTACTATGCAAGTCCATGAACTACA AAACtccatgaaaataattcaagaCAAAATCATGAGTTTGGAGACATCAATTGATAAATCGATACCTACGAATTTAG CGAATTCCAAAAAAGTTGAACCGTTTTCACGATTGAATGATGATAAAGCCACAACAAATGGCGGCCATGAAACCAGAAAAGTAGCCAGGGATACGAATGATACACTCATGTATGGCAATCTGTTTGACGAGGATATCAGTTTGAGTGCATCACTTGCTGATTACGATAGTGAAGACTTCTCTATTTCACCGAAGAAAACGCCCTTGTTGACTG GTTTGGATGAAGATGTGTTGAGTTTAGATCTAAGCGATACGGAATCAGTCGCCAGTGAAATATTCCTCGGACATTCGACTGCCAGATGA
- the LOC141899741 gene encoding uncharacterized protein LOC141899741 isoform X1: MSWEDRFSSVVRETESNINRIKSRLGSARFQSQSALTMGDSAFKPYSNSFSAVGVTPFTSSPNFSAFKPTPTAIVPSGFGAVNGTEPPMTAQQTQYGLSSVDNGLLMALSDRIDCQNQEIENLQRSLRRVENERDQNSREMDMLRDEMRSINRRLTERGVDMETDKKLDRWKRETDTELNRLQTQLTRYRHLEDEKYTSENQFSSMTREIQDMKRYAKEECDGLRRELETMKSRLVRVELELASIATDNKDLSRRNERIEKSIREITFPGSGNSPSKSPLSGSTKGTMQVHELQNSMKIIQDKIMSLETSIDKSIPTNLGRPRFRANSKKVEPFSRLNDDKATTNGGHETRKVARDTNDTLMYGNLFDEDISLSASLADYDSEDFSISPKKTPLLTGLDEDVLSLDLSDTESVASEIFLGHSTAR, encoded by the exons ATGAGTTGGGAAGATAGATTCTCGTCGGTAGTCAGAGAAACTGAATCCAATATCAACAGGATTAAG AGTCGTCTTGGATCCGCCCGGTTTCAATCTCAATCCGCTTTAACAATGGGAG ACAGCGCCTTTAAACCGTATAGCAACAGCTTCTCGGCAGTAGGTGTGACGCCGTTCACATCTTCGCCAAATTTTTCCGCATTTAAACCTACCCCGACTGCGATTGTGCCTTCGGGATTTGGAGCAGTCAACGGAACCGAACCACCGATGACAGCGCAACAGACTCAATACGGTCTGAGTTCTGTCGATAACGGATTATTGATGGCCCTATCCGATCGTATTGACTGTCAAAATCAA GAAATTGAAAACTTGCAGCGATCGCTTCGTAGGGTCGAAAATGAAAGGGACCAGAACTCGAGAGAAATGGACATGCTCCGAG ATGAAATGCGATCCATTAATCGACGACTGACGGAAAGAGGCGTCGACATGGAAACCGATAAGAAATTGGACCGATGGAAACGAGAAACCGATACGGAACTGAATCGTTTGCAGACGCAATTGACGCGATACAGACATCTCGAAGATGAAAAATACACTTCGGAAAATCAGTTCTCTTCAATGACTAGAGAAATTCAGGATAT GAAAAGATATGCTAAAGAAGAATGCGATGGTTTGCGTCGAGAATTGGAAACGATGAAAAGTCGATTGG TCAGGGTGGAATTAGAGTTGGCTTCCATTGCGACCGATAACAAAGATTTAAGTAGAAGAAATGAAAGAATTGAAAAG TCAATTCGTGAGATCACATTCCCTGGATCAGGAAACAGTCCTTCAAAATCACCACTATCTGGTAGTACAAAGGGTACTATGCAAGTCCATGAACTACA AAACtccatgaaaataattcaagaCAAAATCATGAGTTTGGAGACATCAATTGATAAATCGATACCTACGAATTTAGGTAGGCCCAGGTTTAGAG CGAATTCCAAAAAAGTTGAACCGTTTTCACGATTGAATGATGATAAAGCCACAACAAATGGCGGCCATGAAACCAGAAAAGTAGCCAGGGATACGAATGATACACTCATGTATGGCAATCTGTTTGACGAGGATATCAGTTTGAGTGCATCACTTGCTGATTACGATAGTGAAGACTTCTCTATTTCACCGAAGAAAACGCCCTTGTTGACTG GTTTGGATGAAGATGTGTTGAGTTTAGATCTAAGCGATACGGAATCAGTCGCCAGTGAAATATTCCTCGGACATTCGACTGCCAGATGA
- the LOC141899741 gene encoding uncharacterized protein LOC141899741 isoform X4: protein MGDSAFKPYSNSFSAVGVTPFTSSPNFSAFKPTPTAIVPSGFGAVNGTEPPMTAQQTQYGLSSVDNGLLMALSDRIDCQNQEIENLQRSLRRVENERDQNSREMDMLRDEMRSINRRLTERGVDMETDKKLDRWKRETDTELNRLQTQLTRYRHLEDEKYTSENQFSSMTREIQDMKRYAKEECDGLRRELETMKSRLVRVELELASIATDNKDLSRRNERIEKSIREITFPGSGNSPSKSPLSGSTKGTMQVHELQNSMKIIQDKIMSLETSIDKSIPTNLGRPRFRANSKKVEPFSRLNDDKATTNGGHETRKVARDTNDTLMYGNLFDEDISLSASLADYDSEDFSISPKKTPLLTGLDEDVLSLDLSDTESVASEIFLGHSTAR from the exons ATGGGAG ACAGCGCCTTTAAACCGTATAGCAACAGCTTCTCGGCAGTAGGTGTGACGCCGTTCACATCTTCGCCAAATTTTTCCGCATTTAAACCTACCCCGACTGCGATTGTGCCTTCGGGATTTGGAGCAGTCAACGGAACCGAACCACCGATGACAGCGCAACAGACTCAATACGGTCTGAGTTCTGTCGATAACGGATTATTGATGGCCCTATCCGATCGTATTGACTGTCAAAATCAA GAAATTGAAAACTTGCAGCGATCGCTTCGTAGGGTCGAAAATGAAAGGGACCAGAACTCGAGAGAAATGGACATGCTCCGAG ATGAAATGCGATCCATTAATCGACGACTGACGGAAAGAGGCGTCGACATGGAAACCGATAAGAAATTGGACCGATGGAAACGAGAAACCGATACGGAACTGAATCGTTTGCAGACGCAATTGACGCGATACAGACATCTCGAAGATGAAAAATACACTTCGGAAAATCAGTTCTCTTCAATGACTAGAGAAATTCAGGATAT GAAAAGATATGCTAAAGAAGAATGCGATGGTTTGCGTCGAGAATTGGAAACGATGAAAAGTCGATTGG TCAGGGTGGAATTAGAGTTGGCTTCCATTGCGACCGATAACAAAGATTTAAGTAGAAGAAATGAAAGAATTGAAAAG TCAATTCGTGAGATCACATTCCCTGGATCAGGAAACAGTCCTTCAAAATCACCACTATCTGGTAGTACAAAGGGTACTATGCAAGTCCATGAACTACA AAACtccatgaaaataattcaagaCAAAATCATGAGTTTGGAGACATCAATTGATAAATCGATACCTACGAATTTAGGTAGGCCCAGGTTTAGAG CGAATTCCAAAAAAGTTGAACCGTTTTCACGATTGAATGATGATAAAGCCACAACAAATGGCGGCCATGAAACCAGAAAAGTAGCCAGGGATACGAATGATACACTCATGTATGGCAATCTGTTTGACGAGGATATCAGTTTGAGTGCATCACTTGCTGATTACGATAGTGAAGACTTCTCTATTTCACCGAAGAAAACGCCCTTGTTGACTG GTTTGGATGAAGATGTGTTGAGTTTAGATCTAAGCGATACGGAATCAGTCGCCAGTGAAATATTCCTCGGACATTCGACTGCCAGATGA
- the LOC141899676 gene encoding cyclin-J-like: MLGDCWWEDPVASDVHNTLRQKEKHIMPYHSHSPQINARRSLVDWLAVICDKIEVCVNARHLAIHLLDYFMDNFDIGPDKLQLVAFGSLLVASKFQQMDCQVSRWKTLNGFLDSPGYTSIEYMQMELMILEFFRWNITAPTAADFGPYYMVASMLDNSCPGDDTHGDYRRKAFSFLQKYMDYFLEISLQDYIYRFYDPSLVAAACVAASRICVRLVPTWPLCIEKLTSYNWEQVSSVVDFMLKALNADEESAKQQDLPENKSNCDSSPASSCSNHSLGSDGMGDTYDRNGESYV; the protein is encoded by the exons ATGCTCGGAGACTGCTGGTGGGAGGACCCAGTGGCGAGCGATGTCCACAATACGCTACGCCagaaagaaaaacatataatgCCGTACCATTCGCATTCTCCACAAATCAATGCCCGGCGTTCATTAGTCGACTGGTTAGCTGTCATTTGCGATAAAATCGAGGTTTGCGTGAATGCGAGACATTTGGCAATTCATCTGCTTGATTACTTCATGGATAATTTCGACATCGGACCTGATAAACTTCAACTGGTTGCATTCGGGAGTCTCTTAGTCGCAA GTAAATTTCAGCAAATGGATTGTCAGGTGTCAAGGTGGAAAACGTTGAATGGATTTTTAGACTCTCCTGGTTACACTTCCATCGAATATATGCAAATGGAACTCATGATTTTGGAATTTTTTCGTTGGAATATTACGGCACCAACTGCCGCTGATTTCGGACCGTACTACATGGTTGCGTCGATGTTGGATAATAGTTGCCCTGGTGATGATACTCACGGTGATTATCGAAGGAAAGCTTTTAGTTTTTTGCAGAAATATATGGATTATTTCCTCGAAATAAGCCTACAGG attatATCTATCGATTTTATGACCCGTCACTTGTAGCGGCGGCGTGTGTGGCTGCCTCGCGGATTTGTGTACGTCTAGTCCCAACATGGCCTCTGTGTATAGAAAAACTTACGTCGTACAATTGGGAACAAGTTTCGTCGGTTGTTGATTTCATGCTCAA agcACTAAACGCCGATGAAGAAAGTGCAAAACAACAAGATTTGCCAGAAAACAAGTCAAACTGTGATTCAAGTCCTGCAAGTAGTTGCTCCAACCATTCCTTAG GATCTGATGGCATGGGCGATACTTATGACAGAAATGGTGAAAGCTATGTGTGA
- the LOC141900166 gene encoding actin-interacting protein 1-like, with protein sequence MPLEKENIYPALPATNRGQALVLGPDPKGKNFLYVVGNTVVIRDIENTASCDVYAQHSKDPSAAMYSPSGFYIASGDAAGKLRIWDTVNAEHILKYEYQPLSGKIKDICWSEDSKRIVVAGEGREKYANAFLWDSGSSTGEITGHSKSINSVDMRKSRPYRVITGSEDRTVGFYEGPPFKFKGTSKEHTNFVNAVRYAPDGSSYVSGGSDGKVIVYDGKTGDVIGELGSPKAHKGGIYAVCYSPDSKQVLTVSGDKTAKIFDVESRAEVTHFQIGNEVMDQQVGCLWSGDHILTVSLSGAINYLDPSNPSVPKKVLKGHNKSITSLAVSPDKKTVYTASFEGRICYWDSATGACDIVQGRGHTNQVQDMVVTEDTLISVGMDDTLRLTRCADHQFEGDGIGLDSQPSGCDAIGTLIVVACLEQLVIVRSGKIVHKLPLKYQASKVSIHPNQNEIAVGGAEDSLVHIYTLSDDTLTETENRLERLGGVTDVKYSPDGTYLAVADRKQRVALYTLPDYQEAGEWVKHTARITRIAWAPNSKYIVSGSLDTNLCVYNVDQKNKTILEKGAHPMNVINGLCWTDDNRLMSAGNDCCIRVWKVPSF encoded by the exons ATGCCGTTAGAAAAAG AAAATATCTATCCGGCTTTGCCCGCTACAAACCGGGGCCAAGCTTTGGTTCTAGGCCCGGATCCGAAaggaaaaaactttttgtatGTAGTTGGTAATACGGTGGTTATTCGTGATATCGAG AATACGGCGTCTTGTGATGTGTATGCTCAGCATTCTAAAGACCCTAGTGCTGCGATGTATTCACCAAGTGGATTCTATATTGCGTCTGGAG ATGCGGCGGGAAAACTAAGAATTTGGGATACTGTAAATGCGGAACATATtctgaaatatgaatatcagCCTCTCAGTGGCAAAATAAAGGATATCTGCTGGTCAGAGGATAGCAAGCGTATTGTAGTTGCAGGTGAAGGCCGAGAGAA ATATGCCAATGCATTTCTGTGGGATAGCGGATCATCAACGGGTGAAATAACCGGCCATAGCAAATCGATCAACTCAGTCGACATGCGCAAAAGTCGCCCATATCGGGTCATCACGGGATCGGAAGATAGAACTGTCGGTTTCTATGAAGGACCTCCGTTTAAATTCAAGGGCACATCGAAG GAACATACCAATTTTGTTAATGCGGTGCGCTATGCCCCCGATGGCTCTTCATATGTATCTGGTGGATCTGATGGAAAA GTGATTGTTTATGATGGTAAGACTGGAGATGTTATCGGAGAACTGGGCTCTCCTAAAGCTCACAAGGGTGGAATATATGCG GTTTGTTATAGTCCGGACAGTAAACAGGTGCTAACCGTGTCTGGTGATAAAACTGCCAAAATTTTCGACGTAGAATCGCGAGCTGAAGTGAC TCATTTCCAAATCGGTAATGAGGTAATGGATCAACAAGTCGGCTGTTTATGGTCAGGAGATCATATTCTGACTGTATCATTGTCAGGTGCTATTAACTATTTAGATCCAAGCAACCCATCCGTTCCGAAGAAAGTTTTAAAG GGCCACAACAAGTCGATCACTTCACTCGCTGTTTCACCTGATAAGAAAACCGTCTATACTGCAAGCTTCGAAGGACGAATCT GCTATTGGGACAGTGCTACTGGTGCTTGTGACATCGTACAAGGAAGAGGACACACTAATCAGGTCCAGGATATGGTTGTCACAGAAGATACCTTAATAAGTGTAGGTATGGATGACACATTAAGGTTGACACGATGCGCTGACCATCAGTTTGAGGG GGATGGGATAGGTCTTGATAGTCAGCCGAGTGGCTGTGATGCTATTGGTACGCTTATAGTTGTGGCGTGTTTAGAACAACTCGTCATTGTTCGCAGTGGAAAAATAGTGCACAAGTTACCGCTTAAATACCAGGCATCGAAGGTTTCAATTCAtccaaatcaaaatgaaatcgcCGTTGGTGGTGCCGAG GATAGTCTTGTCCATATTTACACTTTATCCGATGATACGTTGACTGAAACTGAAAACAGACTTGAACGTCTCGGAGGTGTTACAGATGTCAAATACTCACCGGATGGCACATATCTGGCTGTGGCAGATAGGAAACAGCGAGTTGCACTCTATACACTGCCGGACTACCAA GAAGCGGGAGAATGGGTGAAACATACTGCAAGGATCACCCGAATAGCTTGGGCGCCGAATTCCAAATACATAGTTTCTGGTAGTCTAGATACTAACTTGTGTGTTTACAATGTAGACCAAAAGAATAAAACAATATTGGAAAAAG GGGCTCATCCGATGAATGTTATAAATGGCTTATGTTGGACGGATGATAACAGATTGATGTCCGCAGGCAATGATTGCTGTATTCGTGTTTGGAAAGTTCCTTCATTCTAA